A genomic segment from Chitinophaga flava encodes:
- a CDS encoding PorP/SprF family type IX secretion system membrane protein, producing MKKLIVNITVVWIVGMLVSVSVSAQDLHFSQYFNSPLTTNPANTGFIPDGNFRVGINYRDQWSSVPVPYKTMSAYGDLQLLREKLIYGWVGVGAVILRDVAGSGNLTSTKGYASVAYHQLLGESSLLSLGFQAGSAGKRVDITKLTFGDQWNGKFFDSRMPTAEPFTQSAVNYFDMNVGMNYAYFPTENLYINTGLAVQHINTPRETFYDGDNKISRRYTGFLNASIKTSDVLIINPSAYYSQQANTHEFVIGLSAAYNLSGDGDKQVSGGIYYRAKDAAVFLVGYQLSNIKLQFSYDVTTSNLATSNSRRGAYEIGLVYSGLYSNRSFNNAKRATICPSF from the coding sequence ATGAAGAAGTTGATTGTTAACATCACGGTAGTATGGATAGTTGGAATGTTGGTTTCTGTAAGTGTATCCGCTCAGGACCTGCACTTTTCCCAGTATTTCAATTCACCGTTAACCACCAATCCGGCGAACACCGGTTTTATCCCTGACGGAAACTTCCGTGTCGGTATCAATTACCGTGACCAGTGGAGTAGTGTCCCTGTTCCTTACAAGACGATGTCGGCCTATGGAGACCTGCAGTTGTTGAGGGAAAAGCTTATCTATGGCTGGGTAGGTGTAGGTGCTGTAATCCTGCGGGATGTGGCCGGAAGCGGTAATCTGACATCTACCAAAGGATACGCCTCAGTGGCTTATCATCAGCTGCTGGGCGAAAGTAGCTTGCTGTCGCTGGGCTTTCAGGCCGGATCTGCTGGTAAACGGGTAGACATTACCAAGCTTACCTTCGGTGACCAGTGGAATGGAAAGTTTTTTGATTCCCGCATGCCTACTGCTGAGCCTTTCACGCAGTCGGCCGTTAACTATTTTGATATGAATGTGGGAATGAACTACGCCTATTTCCCGACAGAAAATTTGTATATCAACACTGGTCTTGCAGTTCAACATATCAATACGCCCCGGGAAACTTTCTATGACGGTGATAACAAGATCTCACGCCGGTATACGGGCTTCCTGAATGCCAGTATCAAAACCAGTGACGTGCTGATCATCAACCCCAGTGCTTACTATTCCCAGCAGGCTAATACACATGAATTTGTGATCGGGTTGAGTGCCGCTTATAACCTTTCTGGTGACGGCGACAAACAGGTGTCTGGCGGTATTTACTACCGGGCTAAAGATGCAGCGGTGTTTTTGGTAGGATATCAGCTTAGTAATATAAAGCTGCAGTTCAGTTACGACGTGACCACCTCCAACCTGGCTACTTCCAACAGCCGTCGGGGTGCTTATGAAATCGGCCTGGTTTACAGTGGATTGTATTCCAATCGCAGCTTCAATAACGCCAAAAGGGCTACTATCTGCCCCTCTTTCTAG
- a CDS encoding DUF7948 domain-containing protein has product MKFTLPSGLAGMMILLLFTGYKARGQQQTNFTPLNFIENKGQWDPQVLYKSDVGTADIYLRKTGFTFMLYSKEDMHDLYEYMHGHGAATDSSASAVIVGKNSASAGKSVNNPAVSSGEKPPPRPGRLPDVRGHAYKVDFIGANPSPEIIPEKQQEAISNYFIGNDRTKWASNVKSYQGLVYKSIYPGIDAHVYSDASQLKYDIIVAAGANPDKIQLSYEGAAGMEIKKGQLLVHTSVGDVLEQLPYAYQYVNNQRVPVKVSYRLNGNKVGFKISGEYNQAYPLVIDPVYVFSTVSGSRADNWGFTATYDDAGNFYGGGIVFNNGYPVTTGAFKTAFNGGAFDIAISKFNPNGTKLIYATYLGGDGQEQPHSLFVDQQGNLVISGRTTSGNYPYDKIEGTNRGGWDIVVTKLNATGTGLIGSLIIAGSGDDGVNMRENRAGGDWVLLRNYGDDARSEVVIDDAGYIYVASCTRSSDFPVTAGVFQGTFGGSQDGVVMKINPMCRGLVWASYLGGSAEDAAYVIALNKLNTLYVAGGTASGNFPVTPGVIYPAYRGGVCDGFIAHITNDGTKILQSTFLGSDDPSADQVYGIQLDKNGYIYAMGTTEGTWPIKLLNPGDYNDNSLQYIVKLQPDLSAFVYSTTFGKRRQIAGTPSISPTAFLVDRCENVYVSGWGGGINNSLHYPNSGTFGLPEKNAIQSTTDGMDFYFFVLQRDAASQLFGSWFGGNGLYEHVDGGTSRFDRNGVIYQGICAWCNVSQNGAKPRYPTTPGAYSSTPPPGCNYGALKIAFNLDGVKAGIKTLNRRVNYCAPKEITFVDTTRLSAERWEWHFGDGSPVVIGTDTVKHTFQNVGSYTIMLVKVDRASCNGADTAYIDIKLGDNEAKFDFDAQRQQPCQDLAYLFTSNATPAGHFGDSSFIFDLGDGSKPEYVGPSKFPYAHKFSAPGIYNVSLTLVDTNFCNAPETITKPLRVAVNVTAQFTMPDTVCLGTELKLDNGTLGGDSFLWTFEDDGSTSSDPYPTHKFNTAGLWNVKLLALDENTCNKKDSITKKVLVAPPPTADFDFTPAKATENTPVTFTNLSQGGATRALWNFGDGDTTSIWNPVHQYLRTGTYNVCLTSSNPEGCTETTCKQVSAIVVPLFDVPSAFSPNNDGVNDVFYVKAFGATKFNLKIFNRWGQLVFESSDPRIGWDGRYKGELQPIDAYAYVVSLEFTDGTKGSKTGNVTLLR; this is encoded by the coding sequence TTGAAATTTACCCTCCCGAGCGGCCTTGCTGGAATGATGATTCTTCTGTTGTTTACCGGATATAAGGCCCGGGGACAACAGCAAACCAATTTCACGCCATTGAACTTTATCGAGAATAAAGGCCAGTGGGACCCGCAGGTCCTTTACAAATCAGATGTTGGTACTGCCGATATATACCTGAGAAAAACAGGGTTTACTTTCATGCTGTACAGCAAGGAGGATATGCATGATCTTTACGAGTATATGCATGGACATGGTGCAGCAACCGACTCATCTGCATCAGCTGTGATCGTTGGTAAAAACAGTGCATCAGCTGGTAAGTCTGTGAACAATCCTGCTGTCAGCAGCGGCGAAAAACCACCACCAAGACCAGGCCGTCTTCCTGATGTAAGAGGACATGCCTATAAGGTAGATTTCATCGGCGCCAACCCCAGCCCTGAAATCATCCCCGAAAAACAACAGGAAGCTATCAGCAACTACTTTATCGGTAACGACCGCACCAAATGGGCTTCCAACGTAAAATCGTATCAGGGGCTGGTGTATAAATCCATCTATCCCGGTATCGACGCCCACGTATATTCCGATGCTTCCCAGCTGAAATATGATATCATTGTGGCAGCGGGCGCCAACCCCGATAAAATACAGCTGTCGTATGAAGGGGCCGCCGGAATGGAAATCAAAAAAGGACAACTACTGGTACATACTTCTGTAGGCGATGTGCTGGAACAGCTGCCATACGCCTACCAATATGTGAATAACCAGCGTGTGCCGGTAAAAGTATCTTATCGGTTGAATGGCAACAAGGTAGGATTTAAGATCTCCGGAGAATACAATCAGGCGTATCCGTTGGTGATAGACCCGGTGTATGTGTTTTCTACCGTTTCCGGTTCCCGTGCCGATAACTGGGGCTTTACGGCTACCTATGATGATGCCGGAAACTTCTACGGTGGCGGTATCGTATTCAATAATGGTTATCCCGTTACTACCGGCGCGTTTAAAACCGCCTTCAATGGTGGTGCTTTTGATATTGCGATCTCCAAGTTCAATCCCAATGGGACCAAGCTTATTTATGCCACTTACCTGGGCGGCGACGGACAGGAGCAGCCTCACAGTCTTTTCGTAGATCAGCAGGGCAACCTCGTGATCTCCGGCAGAACAACTTCGGGTAACTATCCTTATGATAAAATTGAAGGTACCAACAGAGGCGGATGGGATATTGTAGTCACCAAACTCAATGCAACAGGCACGGGTTTGATCGGCTCACTGATCATCGCCGGCAGTGGTGATGACGGTGTAAACATGCGTGAAAACCGTGCTGGCGGCGACTGGGTATTACTTCGTAACTATGGTGATGATGCCCGCAGTGAAGTAGTGATCGATGATGCAGGATATATCTATGTGGCCAGCTGTACCCGTTCTTCTGATTTCCCGGTAACAGCCGGTGTTTTTCAGGGGACCTTTGGAGGCTCTCAGGATGGTGTGGTGATGAAGATCAACCCTATGTGCCGTGGACTGGTATGGGCCAGTTATCTGGGTGGTTCTGCGGAAGATGCCGCTTATGTGATAGCATTAAACAAACTCAATACCCTGTATGTGGCTGGTGGTACTGCCAGTGGTAATTTCCCGGTCACTCCCGGCGTCATCTATCCCGCTTACAGAGGTGGAGTATGTGATGGCTTTATTGCCCATATTACCAATGATGGTACTAAAATCCTGCAAAGTACCTTCCTGGGTTCAGATGATCCTTCGGCGGATCAGGTATATGGTATCCAGCTGGATAAAAACGGCTACATATATGCAATGGGTACTACAGAAGGTACCTGGCCCATTAAACTGCTGAACCCCGGTGATTACAATGATAACTCACTCCAGTATATTGTGAAGTTACAGCCCGATCTGAGCGCTTTTGTATACTCCACTACCTTTGGTAAAAGGAGACAAATTGCAGGGACACCTTCGATTTCACCGACCGCTTTCCTGGTAGATCGCTGCGAAAACGTATATGTGTCCGGATGGGGTGGTGGTATCAACAACTCATTGCATTACCCCAACTCGGGTACTTTCGGGCTGCCGGAGAAAAACGCCATCCAGAGTACAACAGACGGTATGGACTTTTATTTCTTTGTGCTGCAGCGGGATGCGGCCAGTCAGTTGTTTGGCAGCTGGTTTGGCGGTAATGGTTTATATGAGCATGTGGATGGTGGTACCAGCCGCTTTGATCGTAACGGTGTGATCTATCAGGGTATCTGTGCCTGGTGTAATGTAAGCCAGAACGGCGCCAAGCCCCGTTATCCCACCACACCCGGTGCTTATTCCAGTACACCGCCTCCGGGCTGTAACTATGGTGCACTGAAAATAGCCTTTAACCTCGATGGTGTTAAAGCAGGTATTAAAACGCTGAACAGAAGAGTGAACTACTGTGCACCTAAAGAAATCACTTTTGTGGATACTACCCGTCTTTCGGCAGAAAGATGGGAATGGCATTTTGGAGATGGCTCACCGGTAGTGATTGGAACTGACACAGTGAAACATACATTCCAGAACGTAGGTAGCTATACCATTATGCTGGTAAAAGTAGACCGTGCCAGCTGTAATGGTGCCGATACTGCCTATATCGACATAAAACTGGGCGATAATGAAGCGAAATTTGATTTTGATGCCCAGCGTCAGCAACCCTGTCAGGACCTGGCTTATCTATTCACCAGTAATGCAACGCCTGCCGGCCACTTTGGCGACAGCTCCTTTATCTTCGATCTGGGAGATGGTTCCAAACCGGAGTATGTAGGCCCTTCCAAGTTCCCGTATGCCCATAAGTTTAGTGCCCCTGGCATCTACAATGTGAGCCTTACGCTGGTAGACACCAACTTCTGTAATGCACCGGAAACGATTACCAAGCCACTGCGTGTGGCCGTTAACGTTACTGCACAGTTTACTATGCCGGACACCGTTTGTTTGGGCACCGAGCTGAAGCTCGATAATGGCACATTGGGTGGAGATAGCTTCCTCTGGACGTTCGAGGACGATGGTTCTACATCCAGCGATCCTTACCCTACCCATAAGTTTAATACAGCTGGTTTGTGGAATGTAAAACTGCTGGCGCTGGATGAAAACACCTGCAATAAAAAAGACAGTATTACCAAAAAGGTGTTGGTAGCCCCGCCACCTACAGCAGACTTCGACTTTACGCCGGCGAAGGCTACAGAGAATACACCTGTCACTTTCACCAACCTGTCTCAGGGAGGTGCTACCCGTGCATTGTGGAACTTTGGTGATGGAGATACCACTTCTATCTGGAACCCGGTACATCAGTACCTGAGAACGGGGACATATAACGTGTGTCTGACTTCTTCCAATCCGGAAGGTTGTACGGAAACCACCTGTAAACAGGTGAGTGCGATTGTAGTGCCTTTATTTGATGTGCCATCGGCATTTTCTCCAAACAATGACGGTGTAAATGATGTATTCTATGTGAAGGCTTTTGGTGCAACGAAATTCAATCTGAAAATATTCAATCGCTGGGGTCAGTTGGTTTTTGAAAGTTCAGACCCCAGAATTGGCTGGGATGGCCGGTATAAGGGTGAACTGCAGCCCATTGACGCATATGCCTATGTGGTAAGCCTCGAGTTTACTGATGGCACAAAAGGCAGTAAGACAGGAAATGTAACCTTGTTAAGATGA
- the recG gene encoding ATP-dependent DNA helicase RecG yields MKSVYADWLSSWLIKKQLTISTFTAILSNPIEYLKGVGPQKGELLRKEIGVHTFGDLLQYFPFRYVDRTKIDKISSLSGYEDFVQIRGRILRMEVVGENRGKRLVATFKDETGVIELVWFQGWQWMQKALRENVAYLVYGRISVFNGVPQLAHPEMDLLTEEIASGKQFLEPVYSTTEKLKARGLTAKAIGKLTKALLEQMSPMEVRENIPVEVLQQYRLMPRSMAYFKIHLPAGEEDARQAQRRLKFEELFIAQIRICRLKIKRHKLSQGYVFGAVGESFNEFYNHHLPFDLTGAQKRVLKEIRMDTVHGRQMNRLLQGDVGSGKTMVALLSMLLAKDNGFQACLMAPTEILAQQHYKGLAELLQPMDVKIALLTGSVKGKARKQILAGIADGSIHFLVGTHALLEKEVVFQNLGMAIADEQHRFGVAQRARLWEKNDIPPHILVMTATPIPRTLAMTIYGDLDVSVIDEMPPGRKPITTVHRTEFQRPQVMDFIREEIKKGRQAYIVYPLIEDSEKMDYENLMKGYEEVKAFFPEPQYYISMVHGRQPAEMRETNMQRFVSGDTNIMVATTVIEVGVNVPNASVMVIESTERFGLSQLHQLRGRVGRGAEQSFCILMTGNKLGQVSKERINVMVQTNNGFIISEKDMELRGPGDIEGTRQSGVLDFKLADILQDKAILDAARVSAEKILSEDTDLVLPENQGLKEYLALQRGKSQWSKIS; encoded by the coding sequence TTGAAATCAGTCTACGCTGATTGGTTATCTTCGTGGCTCATTAAAAAACAGTTAACTATTTCTACTTTCACTGCCATATTATCCAACCCGATTGAATACCTCAAAGGTGTAGGCCCGCAGAAGGGAGAACTGTTGCGGAAGGAAATCGGTGTGCATACCTTTGGCGATCTGCTACAGTATTTTCCTTTCCGCTATGTAGACCGTACGAAAATAGACAAGATATCTTCCCTTAGTGGATATGAAGATTTTGTGCAGATACGTGGGCGCATTCTCCGGATGGAAGTAGTGGGTGAAAACAGAGGAAAAAGACTGGTAGCTACTTTTAAAGATGAAACCGGTGTGATAGAGCTGGTGTGGTTTCAGGGATGGCAGTGGATGCAGAAAGCGCTGCGCGAAAATGTAGCTTATCTGGTGTATGGCCGCATCTCTGTATTCAATGGCGTGCCACAACTGGCGCACCCGGAGATGGACTTGCTCACAGAAGAAATAGCCTCCGGCAAACAGTTCCTGGAACCCGTATATTCCACTACCGAAAAACTGAAAGCACGCGGACTAACGGCAAAGGCTATTGGAAAACTGACGAAGGCATTGCTCGAACAGATGTCACCTATGGAAGTAAGGGAGAATATTCCGGTGGAAGTGTTACAGCAATACCGGCTGATGCCCAGATCCATGGCGTATTTCAAGATACACCTTCCTGCTGGTGAAGAGGATGCACGCCAGGCACAACGACGCCTGAAATTTGAAGAATTGTTTATTGCCCAGATACGCATATGCCGTCTGAAAATCAAAAGGCATAAGCTCTCGCAGGGTTATGTGTTTGGAGCAGTAGGAGAATCGTTCAACGAATTTTACAATCATCATCTGCCTTTTGACCTCACCGGCGCACAAAAAAGAGTGCTGAAGGAAATCCGGATGGACACCGTGCATGGCCGTCAGATGAACCGCCTGTTACAGGGTGATGTGGGCAGTGGTAAAACCATGGTGGCCCTGTTGTCTATGCTGCTGGCAAAAGATAACGGTTTCCAGGCCTGTCTGATGGCTCCTACGGAAATCCTCGCACAACAGCACTATAAAGGCCTGGCGGAGCTGCTTCAGCCTATGGATGTTAAGATTGCACTGTTGACCGGTAGTGTCAAAGGCAAGGCCCGTAAACAGATACTGGCCGGCATCGCTGATGGCAGTATTCATTTCCTGGTAGGGACACATGCCCTGTTGGAAAAAGAAGTGGTATTCCAGAACCTGGGAATGGCCATCGCAGATGAACAGCACCGTTTTGGGGTAGCCCAACGGGCACGGCTATGGGAAAAAAACGATATACCCCCTCATATACTGGTCATGACGGCCACGCCTATACCAAGAACGCTGGCCATGACCATCTACGGAGATCTTGACGTTTCCGTTATCGATGAAATGCCTCCCGGCAGAAAACCAATTACTACGGTACATCGCACTGAATTCCAGCGTCCGCAGGTGATGGACTTCATCCGGGAAGAAATCAAAAAAGGCCGCCAGGCTTATATCGTATACCCGCTGATTGAAGACAGTGAGAAAATGGATTATGAAAACCTCATGAAAGGTTATGAGGAAGTGAAAGCGTTTTTCCCTGAACCACAGTACTATATCAGCATGGTACATGGCCGCCAGCCTGCAGAGATGCGGGAAACCAACATGCAGCGCTTTGTATCCGGCGATACCAACATCATGGTGGCCACCACCGTGATTGAAGTAGGCGTGAATGTGCCCAATGCTTCCGTGATGGTGATTGAAAGTACTGAACGCTTTGGTCTGTCGCAGCTTCACCAGCTGAGAGGCCGCGTAGGCCGCGGTGCTGAACAGTCTTTCTGTATCCTGATGACAGGTAATAAGCTGGGCCAGGTTTCTAAAGAACGTATCAACGTAATGGTGCAGACCAACAACGGTTTTATTATCTCAGAAAAAGATATGGAGCTTCGTGGCCCGGGCGATATCGAAGGTACCCGCCAGAGCGGCGTACTGGATTTCAAACTGGCTGATATTCTGCAGGATAAAGCTATCCTGGATGCTGCCCGTGTAAGCGCTGAAAAAATTCTATCAGAAGATACAGACCTCGTCCTGCCTGAGAATCAAGGCTTAAAGGAATATTTAGCCCTTCAGCGCGGGAAATCTCAATGGAGTAAAATTTCCTGA
- a CDS encoding citrate (Si)-synthase, eukaryotic — MGYIKEKFKVKADDLNVEVKDLVKNHGSKKIEDVTIAQVYQGMRGITGIVTETSLLDANEGIRFRGYSIPELREHLPKAPGGAEPLPEGLFYLMLIGELPTEADVQYLSSMWGRRSHVPNHVFDAIEALPITTHPMTMFTVGIMALQTESLFAKAYAEGINKKDYWSYMYEDTMNLIARLPRIAAYIYRRKYKGGQHIQPNGMLDWAGNFAHMLGYSDEGFKELMRLYMVIHADHEGGNVSAHTTHLVGSALSDAYLSFSAGMNGLAGPLHGLANQEVIKWILSMREELGGGMPTKEQIEAYVRKTLAEGKVVPGYGHAVLRKTDPRFTAQMEFAKKHLPNDELVKIVWTVYETVPPILQELGKVKNPWPNVDAHSGALLVHYGMVEYEFYTVLFGVSRALGVLASLCWDRGLGLSLERPKSVTTEWMKQFVEGKVTADAE, encoded by the coding sequence ATGGGGTACATAAAAGAAAAATTCAAGGTTAAAGCAGATGATCTTAACGTTGAAGTAAAGGACCTGGTAAAAAATCATGGATCAAAAAAAATTGAGGACGTAACTATTGCGCAGGTTTACCAGGGTATGCGCGGTATTACTGGCATCGTAACGGAAACCTCCCTGCTGGACGCCAACGAAGGTATCCGCTTTCGTGGGTACTCGATTCCAGAACTGAGGGAACATTTACCAAAAGCGCCAGGTGGTGCAGAACCATTACCGGAGGGGTTGTTTTATCTGATGCTGATTGGTGAACTGCCTACTGAAGCAGATGTGCAGTATTTATCCAGCATGTGGGGCCGTCGTTCTCATGTACCCAACCACGTATTTGACGCTATTGAAGCCCTGCCGATCACTACTCACCCAATGACTATGTTTACCGTAGGTATCATGGCGCTGCAAACAGAATCTCTTTTTGCAAAAGCATATGCCGAAGGAATCAATAAAAAAGACTACTGGAGCTATATGTACGAAGACACGATGAACCTCATCGCCCGTCTCCCTCGTATCGCTGCCTACATCTATCGCCGCAAATACAAAGGCGGTCAGCATATCCAGCCTAATGGCATGCTCGACTGGGCAGGTAACTTCGCTCATATGTTGGGTTATTCTGACGAAGGATTTAAAGAACTGATGCGCCTGTACATGGTGATCCACGCCGACCACGAAGGTGGTAACGTGAGCGCACACACGACACACCTCGTAGGTTCTGCCCTCAGCGATGCTTATCTGTCATTTTCCGCTGGTATGAACGGTCTCGCAGGTCCGCTGCATGGCCTGGCCAACCAGGAAGTGATCAAATGGATACTCTCTATGCGTGAAGAACTGGGTGGTGGCATGCCTACCAAAGAACAAATCGAAGCATACGTTCGTAAAACCCTGGCGGAAGGTAAAGTAGTACCAGGTTATGGTCACGCTGTACTGCGTAAAACTGATCCCCGCTTTACTGCGCAGATGGAGTTTGCTAAAAAACACCTGCCTAATGATGAACTGGTGAAAATCGTATGGACAGTATACGAAACCGTACCACCAATCCTGCAGGAACTGGGCAAGGTGAAAAACCCATGGCCAAACGTAGACGCTCACTCCGGCGCATTGCTGGTACATTACGGAATGGTGGAATATGAATTCTACACCGTACTGTTCGGCGTTTCCCGTGCACTGGGCGTACTGGCATCTCTCTGCTGGGACAGAGGATTGGGCCTCTCTCTGGAAAGACCTAAATCTGTTACCACTGAATGGATGAAACAGTTCGTAGAAGGTAAAGTAACTGCTGACGCAGAATAA
- a CDS encoding LptF/LptG family permease yields the protein MTKIDWYILRKLIGTFIYSLMILLVISVVIDITEKIDDFIKYNISLHDVIVDYYFGFIPHIAALLFPLFIFISVIFFTSKMAYRSEIIAILSAGVSFRRFLRPYWVGAFLFGGILWLANYWVVPNANRIRTTFENTRIRTPDNQTSQYDRTSRIDSFTYVTFGTYDPNYKSGSNFILERVNGQQLTTKLRADRITWDSTKRAWRLDYVSVRHMDGLKEKWVSLQDSTLKIPLVPKDLLEVKNLQEAMTTPDLRKYINREAIRGSEGLNTYWVEYYRRTAAAAAVVILTIIGGIIAAKKVRGGSGLHLAVGIVISASYIILMQFTTVFSTKADLNPLVAVWIPNFLFGGLALYLYRRAPK from the coding sequence ATGACTAAAATAGACTGGTACATTTTACGCAAGCTCATTGGAACGTTTATTTATTCCCTGATGATATTGCTGGTCATTTCCGTAGTGATCGATATTACAGAGAAGATAGATGATTTCATTAAGTATAATATATCCCTCCACGATGTGATCGTGGATTATTACTTTGGCTTTATCCCGCATATTGCCGCCTTGCTGTTTCCCCTGTTTATCTTCATTTCCGTTATCTTTTTTACCTCCAAAATGGCGTATCGCTCGGAGATCATCGCTATCCTGAGCGCCGGCGTGAGTTTCCGCCGTTTTTTACGCCCTTACTGGGTAGGTGCCTTCCTGTTTGGTGGTATCCTCTGGCTGGCCAACTACTGGGTAGTACCCAATGCCAACCGTATCCGCACCACTTTCGAAAATACAAGGATCCGTACTCCGGATAATCAGACGTCGCAATACGATCGTACCAGCCGTATCGACAGCTTTACTTACGTTACCTTCGGTACCTACGATCCTAACTATAAGAGTGGCAGCAATTTCATACTGGAAAGAGTAAACGGACAACAACTGACTACCAAACTGAGAGCAGACAGGATCACCTGGGATTCCACCAAAAGAGCCTGGAGGCTCGATTATGTGTCTGTACGGCATATGGATGGTCTCAAGGAAAAATGGGTCAGCCTGCAGGACTCTACCCTTAAAATTCCTTTGGTGCCTAAAGATCTGCTGGAGGTGAAAAACCTGCAGGAAGCCATGACAACACCGGATCTGCGCAAATATATTAATCGCGAAGCCATCCGTGGCTCCGAAGGGCTTAATACCTACTGGGTGGAATACTACCGGAGAACAGCCGCGGCAGCGGCCGTGGTCATCCTCACCATTATCGGCGGTATTATCGCAGCCAAAAAGGTGAGAGGTGGCAGCGGGCTGCATCTGGCCGTAGGTATCGTGATCAGTGCCAGCTACATTATCCTGATGCAGTTCACTACTGTGTTCAGTACCAAAGCGGATCTCAACCCGCTGGTGGCTGTGTGGATACCCAATTTCCTCTTTGGCGGACTGGCGTTGTATCTGTACCGCCGCGCACCTAAATGA
- the tgt gene encoding tRNA guanosine(34) transglycosylase Tgt, whose translation MNFELITTDSGSNARAGKITTAHGEIETPIFMPVGTVGSVKAITQEQVRDDVQAQIILGNTYHLYLRPGLEVLSLAGGLHKFNGWDRPILTDSGGYQVFSLAANRKIKEEGVVFQSHIDGSKHLFTPENVMDIQRTIGADIIMAFDECPPYPSEYRYARKSMELTHRWLDRCIQRLGDTQPAYGHEQTLFPIVQGSTYKDLRKASAEYIASRGAAGNAIGGLSVGEPENEMYDMCGLVCDILPKDKPRYLMGVGTPWNILENIALGVDMFDCVMPTRNGRNGMLFTWNGVMNIRNKKWATDFSPIDENSDCFATSGYSRAYLRHLFVAGEILGMTLASIHNLAFYLELVKEARRQILAGTFATWKTGMVQQLKTRL comes from the coding sequence GTGAATTTTGAACTGATCACAACAGATAGCGGCAGCAATGCCAGGGCGGGTAAAATTACCACTGCCCACGGGGAAATAGAAACACCGATTTTTATGCCGGTAGGTACTGTGGGTAGCGTAAAAGCTATCACACAGGAGCAGGTACGGGATGATGTGCAGGCGCAGATCATCCTCGGCAATACCTATCACCTCTATCTGAGGCCAGGCCTGGAAGTGCTGTCACTGGCAGGCGGTCTGCATAAATTTAACGGCTGGGACCGCCCTATCCTTACCGACAGTGGCGGATATCAGGTGTTTTCCCTGGCGGCTAACCGTAAAATCAAGGAAGAGGGCGTGGTGTTCCAGTCGCATATAGACGGTTCCAAACACCTCTTTACCCCCGAAAATGTGATGGACATCCAGCGCACCATCGGAGCGGATATTATCATGGCATTCGATGAATGCCCGCCATATCCGTCTGAATACCGCTATGCGCGGAAGTCGATGGAACTCACCCACCGTTGGCTGGACCGCTGTATTCAGCGCCTGGGTGATACCCAGCCGGCTTATGGCCACGAACAAACACTGTTCCCTATTGTACAGGGCAGTACCTATAAAGATCTCCGCAAAGCCTCCGCAGAATATATCGCCTCCCGTGGCGCAGCCGGTAATGCTATCGGCGGCCTGAGCGTAGGAGAGCCTGAAAATGAAATGTACGATATGTGCGGCCTGGTATGCGATATCCTGCCCAAAGACAAGCCCCGCTACCTCATGGGCGTAGGTACCCCCTGGAATATCCTGGAAAACATCGCCCTGGGCGTAGACATGTTCGATTGCGTGATGCCTACCCGCAATGGTCGTAATGGTATGCTTTTCACCTGGAACGGCGTGATGAACATCCGGAATAAAAAATGGGCTACCGACTTCAGTCCGATCGATGAAAACAGCGACTGCTTCGCTACCAGCGGCTACTCCCGTGCCTACCTGCGCCACCTGTTTGTTGCCGGAGAAATTTTAGGCATGACATTAGCGAGTATCCACAACCTCGCCTTTTACCTGGAACTGGTGAAAGAAGCCCGCCGTCAGATACTGGCAGGCACCTTTGCTACCTGGAAAACAGGAATGGTACAGCAGTTGAAAACGCGCCTGTAA